One segment of Brassica napus cultivar Da-Ae chromosome C3, Da-Ae, whole genome shotgun sequence DNA contains the following:
- the LOC106349645 gene encoding TBC1 domain family member 15-like isoform X2, with translation MWGAPAEPADSYYQIRPECTDVPNTRFKIKPGKTLSVRKWQAAFTQEGFLDMGKTLNRIQRGGIHPTIRGEVWEFLLGCYDPKSTFEEREQIRQRRRSQYASWKQECKQMFPVIGSGGFITAPVITEKGQPILDPLVLQETNLGEDSDFFKELESRGPLDKKVIQWMLTLHQIGLDVNRTDRTLVFYEKKENLSKLWDILALYAWIDDDVGYCQGMSDLCSPMIMLLEDEADAFWCFERLMRRLRGNFRSTGRSVGVEAQLTHLASITQIIDPKLHHHLENLGGGDYLFAIRMIMVQFRREFSFCDSLYLWEMMWALEYDPEMYSLYEEPEFEGEKTEGSSKGKPKSIKQCGKYERENIKNGGNSAEGPLPISVFLVASVLKDKSSKLMTEARGLDDVVKILNDITGNLDAKKACTGAMKLHKKYLKKAKK, from the exons ATGTGGGGAGCCCCGGCAGAACCAGCAGATTCTTATTACCAGATTCGCCCTGAGTGCACTGATGTCCCCAATACCAGATTCAAGATCAAA CCTGGTAAAACTCTAAGCGTAAGAAAATGGCAAGCTGCATTTACACAGGAAGGGTTCCTCGATATGGGAAAGACTCTAAATCGAATCCAACGAGGG GGGATCCATCCAACGATTAGAGGAGAAGTCTGGGAGTTCTTACTTGGTTGTTATGATCCAAAGAGCACATTTGAAGAAAGAGAGCAAATCCGACAACGTAGAAG ATCGCAGTATGCTTCTTGGAAGCAGGAATGCAAACAAATGTTTCCAGTCATCGGAAGTGGTGGTTTCATTACCGCACCTGTGATCACCGAGAAGGGTCAACCCATTCTCGATCCTCTTGTACTCCAAGAAACAAACTTAG GTGAAGATTCTGATTTCTTCAAAGAGCTTGAGAGCAGAGGACCCTTGGACAAGAAAGTTATCCAATGGATGCTAACACTTCACCAGATAGGTCTTGATGTAAACCGCACGGATAGGACATTGGTGTTCTACGAGAAGAAGGAGAATCTGTCTAAACTTTGGGACATTCTAGCTCTTTACGCATGGATAGACGATGACGTTGGGTATTGCCAAG GAATGAGTGATCTTTGTTCCCCTATGATTATGCTTCTTGAAGACGAAGCTGATgctttttggtgttttgaaagATTGATGCGAAGATTG CGAGGAAACTTCAGGAGCACGGGAAGATCAGTTGGAGTTGAGGCACAGCTTACTCATTTGGCTTCAATCACTCAGATCATTGACCCCAAACTTCACCACCACTTAG AGAACTTGGGAGGAGGTGACTATCTCTTTGCTATCCGTATGATAATGGTACAGTTCAGAAGAGAATTCTCTTTCTGCGACTCCTTGTATCTCTGGGAG ATGATGTGGGCATTAGAGTATGATCCGGAGATGTATTCTCTCTACGAGGAGCCTGAGTTCGAGGGAGAGAAAACTGAAGGCTCCTCCAAAGGCAAACCGAAGTCGATAAAACAATGTGGGAAGTACGAGAGGGAGAACATTAAGAACGGTGGGAATAGCGCAGAAGGTCCATTACCTATTTCGGTTTTCTTAGTGGCTAGTGTTTTGAAAGACAAGAGTTCTAAGCTTATGACCGAAGCTCGAGGACTTGATGATGTTGTTAAG ATCTTAAATGACATAACGGGAAACTTGGATGCTAAGAAAGCTTGTACTGGTGCAATGAAACTTCACAAGAAATATCTAAAAAAG GCCAAGAAATAG
- the LOC106349645 gene encoding TBC1 domain family member 15-like isoform X1 has product MWGAPAEPADSYYQIRPECTDVPNTRFKIKPGKTLSVRKWQAAFTQEGFLDMGKTLNRIQRGGIHPTIRGEVWEFLLGCYDPKSTFEEREQIRQRRRSQYASWKQECKQMFPVIGSGGFITAPVITEKGQPILDPLVLQETNLGEDSDFFKELESRGPLDKKVIQWMLTLHQIGLDVNRTDRTLVFYEKKENLSKLWDILALYAWIDDDVGYCQGMSDLCSPMIMLLEDEADAFWCFERLMRRLRGNFRSTGRSVGVEAQLTHLASITQIIDPKLHHHLENLGGGDYLFAIRMIMVQFRREFSFCDSLYLWEMMWALEYDPEMYSLYEEPEFEGEKTEGSSKGKPKSIKQCGKYERENIKNGGNSAEGPLPISVFLVASVLKDKSSKLMTEARGLDDVVKILNDITGNLDAKKACTGAMKLHKKYLKKQAKK; this is encoded by the exons ATGTGGGGAGCCCCGGCAGAACCAGCAGATTCTTATTACCAGATTCGCCCTGAGTGCACTGATGTCCCCAATACCAGATTCAAGATCAAA CCTGGTAAAACTCTAAGCGTAAGAAAATGGCAAGCTGCATTTACACAGGAAGGGTTCCTCGATATGGGAAAGACTCTAAATCGAATCCAACGAGGG GGGATCCATCCAACGATTAGAGGAGAAGTCTGGGAGTTCTTACTTGGTTGTTATGATCCAAAGAGCACATTTGAAGAAAGAGAGCAAATCCGACAACGTAGAAG ATCGCAGTATGCTTCTTGGAAGCAGGAATGCAAACAAATGTTTCCAGTCATCGGAAGTGGTGGTTTCATTACCGCACCTGTGATCACCGAGAAGGGTCAACCCATTCTCGATCCTCTTGTACTCCAAGAAACAAACTTAG GTGAAGATTCTGATTTCTTCAAAGAGCTTGAGAGCAGAGGACCCTTGGACAAGAAAGTTATCCAATGGATGCTAACACTTCACCAGATAGGTCTTGATGTAAACCGCACGGATAGGACATTGGTGTTCTACGAGAAGAAGGAGAATCTGTCTAAACTTTGGGACATTCTAGCTCTTTACGCATGGATAGACGATGACGTTGGGTATTGCCAAG GAATGAGTGATCTTTGTTCCCCTATGATTATGCTTCTTGAAGACGAAGCTGATgctttttggtgttttgaaagATTGATGCGAAGATTG CGAGGAAACTTCAGGAGCACGGGAAGATCAGTTGGAGTTGAGGCACAGCTTACTCATTTGGCTTCAATCACTCAGATCATTGACCCCAAACTTCACCACCACTTAG AGAACTTGGGAGGAGGTGACTATCTCTTTGCTATCCGTATGATAATGGTACAGTTCAGAAGAGAATTCTCTTTCTGCGACTCCTTGTATCTCTGGGAG ATGATGTGGGCATTAGAGTATGATCCGGAGATGTATTCTCTCTACGAGGAGCCTGAGTTCGAGGGAGAGAAAACTGAAGGCTCCTCCAAAGGCAAACCGAAGTCGATAAAACAATGTGGGAAGTACGAGAGGGAGAACATTAAGAACGGTGGGAATAGCGCAGAAGGTCCATTACCTATTTCGGTTTTCTTAGTGGCTAGTGTTTTGAAAGACAAGAGTTCTAAGCTTATGACCGAAGCTCGAGGACTTGATGATGTTGTTAAG ATCTTAAATGACATAACGGGAAACTTGGATGCTAAGAAAGCTTGTACTGGTGCAATGAAACTTCACAAGAAATATCTAAAAAAG CAGGCCAAGAAATAG
- the LOC106346007 gene encoding thiamine thiazole synthase, chloroplastic, with protein MAAVTSTLSLSSTKPQRLFDSSFHGSSISASPVSVGLKPRSFSTVSVRATAGYDLNAFTFAPIKESIVSREMTRRYMTDMITYAETDVVVVGAGSAGLSCAYEISKNPNVQVAIIEQSVSPGGGAWLGGQLFSAMIVRKPAHLFLDEIGVPYDEQDNYVVIKHAALFTSTIMSKLLARPNVKLFNAVAAEDLIVKGNRVGGVVTNWALVSMNHDTQSCMDPNVMEAKIVVSSCGHDGPFGATGVKRLKSIGLIDHVPGMKALDMNTAEDAIVRLTREVVPGMIVTGMEVAEIDGAPRMGPTFGAMMISGQKAGHLALKALGQPNALDGTYVGDLSPELVLAAADSAETVDA; from the exons ATGGCGGCCGTTACTTCtactctctccctctcttccACCAAGCCTCAGAGACTTTTCGACTCCTCTTTCCATGGCTCATCCATCTCCGCATCACCTGTCTCCGTCGGTCTCAAACCACGATCTTTCTCTACCGTCTCTGTTCGCGCCACTGCTGGTTACGATCTGAACGCCTTCACTTTCGCTCCGATCAAGGAGTCGATCGTGTCTCGCGAGATGACGAGGAGGTACATGACGGATATGATCACATACGCCGAGACTGATGTTGTCGTTGTTGGCGCTGGGTCCGCTGGTTTATCATGCGCTTACGAGATCAGCAAGAACCCTAACGTTCAGGTCGCAATCATCGAACAATCTGTCAGTCCCGGTGGTGGCGCGTGGCTCGGTGGTCAGCTTTTCTCCGCCATG ATTGTTCGCAAACCAGCTCACTTGTTCCTTGATGAGATTGGTGTACCTTACGATGAGCAAGACAACTACGTCGTTATCAAGCACGCTGCTCTCTTCACGTCCACCATCATGAGCAAGCTTTTGGCTCGTCCCAACGTCAAGCTCTTCAACGCCGTCGCAGCCGAGGATCTGATCGTGAAAGGAAACAGAGTCGGTGGTGTGGTGACTAACTGGGCTCTTGTGTCGATGAACCACGACACACAGTCTTGCATGGACCCAAACGTCATGGAAGCCAAGATTGTTGTCAGCTCGTGCGGTCACGACGGTCCCTTTGGAGCCACTGGTGTGAAGAGGTTGAAGAGCATTGGGTTGATCGACCATGTTCCTGGGATGAAAGCTCTCGACATGAACACCGCTGAAGATGCGATTGTGAGATTGACTAGGGAGGTCGTTCCTGGTATGATCGTGACCGGTATGGAAGTTGCTGAGATTGATGGCGCACCAAGAATG GGACCAACCTTTGGAGCTATGATGATATCGGGACAGAAGGCGGGACACCTCGCACTGAAAGCTTTGGGACAGCCCAATGCTTTGGATGGAACCTATGTCGGAGACCTAAGCCCGGAGCTGGTGTTAGCAGCTGCTGATTCAGCTGAAACCGTAGATGCTTAA